A single genomic interval of Chryseobacterium paludis harbors:
- a CDS encoding helix-turn-helix domain-containing protein, translating into MHQEALLKEIRRKIGDRSLNDEIANILNISYDAAHRRTSLKAKFSFEEALELAKYYQISLDQYLGSENQLVVKRTQPVRTTEDLLNYFENSLKILDVFHNITHSQVFYSAKDIPFFYTISDSILSRFKFYVWMNLLNQDQFLSPFNEFRMQYHSPKNEMLIELYNKQNVTEIWNDTTIMSALRQISFYFEIGLLQKADAVLILEDLKKLLEDLENKTLQKSNFQIFANDLVILNNSILFKNDQQCSFFIPFSMFGYMMTNDEMTCKDSLSYFEHQIKNSRSLNTSGNRDRKMFFNTMYQQIENLKEKL; encoded by the coding sequence ATGCATCAGGAAGCATTATTGAAAGAAATTCGAAGAAAAATTGGAGATCGGTCATTGAATGATGAGATTGCTAATATTCTCAATATAAGCTATGATGCAGCGCATAGACGTACTTCTTTAAAAGCAAAATTCAGTTTTGAAGAAGCTTTAGAGCTTGCAAAGTATTATCAGATCTCTTTGGATCAGTATTTAGGTTCCGAGAACCAGCTGGTTGTAAAAAGAACACAACCTGTAAGAACCACAGAAGATTTATTAAACTACTTTGAAAACTCACTTAAGATTCTGGATGTTTTTCATAATATTACCCATTCGCAGGTTTTTTATTCAGCAAAGGATATCCCTTTTTTCTATACGATCTCAGACTCCATATTATCCCGTTTCAAATTTTATGTATGGATGAATTTATTAAATCAGGATCAGTTTCTAAGTCCATTTAATGAATTCAGGATGCAATATCATTCGCCAAAAAATGAAATGCTTATTGAGTTGTACAATAAACAAAATGTCACCGAGATCTGGAATGATACTACAATAATGAGCGCATTGCGGCAAATATCTTTTTATTTTGAAATCGGATTATTGCAAAAGGCAGACGCTGTTTTAATCCTGGAGGATTTAAAAAAGCTACTCGAAGATCTAGAAAACAAAACCCTTCAAAAATCTAATTTTCAAATATTTGCAAATGATTTAGTAATTTTAAACAATAGTATTTTATTTAAGAATGATCAACAGTGTTCTTTTTTTATTCCGTTCAGTATGTTCGGTTATATGATGACTAATGATGAGATGACCTGTAAGGATTCTCTAAGTTATTTTGAGCATCAGATTAAAAATTCCAGATCATTGAATACTTCGGGGAATCGTGACA